In Sulfuracidifex metallicus DSM 6482 = JCM 9184, a single window of DNA contains:
- a CDS encoding type II/IV secretion system ATPase subunit has product MLNIKDLPVTLYPVSVISQDITEVISDYDIDLKTILPEKVKNSLLENNIEYNIVNPHVFITYDKEKGIYKYNLFEPPIDQSTFSLYMQIIEEIERELLSKSVDINIGKVLIDLDTKRKDLGIIGGQKGTLYQLSISANVALYYLLRNMFGYNVLTSLIADSEVEDISYSGLDLPVYVYHRSFEYVPTNVVFSKNMKILEYDLDGNELSDQIVLRLLSLTGRTISIADPIADGMLPKGDRIAATFRNEVSARGSSFVIRRFADKPITILDLINSGVLSADAAAYLWYAIDMKMSFMVIGVTGAGKTTVLGSLLNLVKESMKIVSIEDIPEIRIANDNWVQLYSRTAYGGTGKEISLMDLLKLSLRYRPDLIVVGEIRGQEAYVLFQAISTGHGGATTFHAYDTASAIKRLMNNPLNIPQEWISMMNIVVNVRRLPVFVGDKVVLRRRAVGVDEIVSPNDYRRVVSWEPRSDVHLLELDSAKILRSRIEEMGRSLDEAKAEIEKRSMYLKLLASAKPVVQSPESYREVKKYIIKYSIRPEESIREVQAMSSLKVAPPQLRR; this is encoded by the coding sequence ATGTTGAATATCAAAGATTTACCGGTTACCTTATATCCTGTTTCTGTCATCTCGCAGGATATAACTGAAGTTATATCTGACTATGACATTGATTTAAAGACAATACTTCCAGAAAAGGTAAAAAACTCTTTGTTGGAAAATAATATAGAGTATAACATAGTTAATCCACACGTCTTCATTACTTACGATAAAGAGAAGGGAATTTATAAGTACAACTTGTTTGAACCCCCAATTGATCAATCTACTTTCTCGCTTTACATGCAAATCATAGAGGAAATAGAGAGGGAGCTTCTAAGTAAGTCAGTTGATATTAACATAGGTAAAGTTTTAATTGATCTCGACACTAAGAGGAAAGACCTTGGCATAATAGGAGGTCAAAAGGGGACCCTTTATCAGTTGTCCATAAGTGCTAACGTAGCCCTTTACTATTTACTCAGGAATATGTTTGGATACAACGTATTAACGTCATTGATTGCCGATAGCGAGGTAGAAGATATATCTTATTCTGGTTTAGACTTACCAGTTTACGTTTACCATAGGAGCTTTGAGTATGTTCCTACAAACGTAGTTTTCTCTAAAAATATGAAAATCCTTGAATATGATCTAGATGGTAATGAGCTAAGCGATCAAATAGTTTTGAGACTACTTTCATTAACCGGAAGAACAATATCAATTGCAGATCCTATAGCAGACGGTATGTTACCAAAGGGAGATAGAATTGCTGCAACGTTCAGGAACGAGGTAAGCGCAAGAGGTTCCAGCTTCGTAATTAGGCGATTTGCGGATAAGCCAATTACTATATTAGATTTGATAAATTCTGGGGTTTTATCAGCGGATGCAGCAGCGTACTTGTGGTATGCCATAGATATGAAAATGTCATTTATGGTAATAGGTGTCACTGGAGCGGGAAAAACTACAGTTCTAGGTTCGCTCTTGAATCTAGTAAAAGAGTCTATGAAGATAGTTTCCATAGAGGATATTCCAGAAATAAGGATAGCAAACGATAACTGGGTTCAGTTATACTCTAGAACAGCATATGGCGGAACTGGAAAGGAGATCTCGTTAATGGATTTGCTGAAGCTCTCCCTAAGGTATAGACCAGATCTAATAGTAGTGGGAGAGATAAGAGGTCAAGAGGCTTACGTATTGTTTCAAGCAATATCCACAGGACACGGCGGTGCAACGACGTTTCACGCTTATGATACGGCTTCTGCTATAAAGAGGTTGATGAATAACCCTCTGAATATACCGCAAGAGTGGATCTCCATGATGAACATAGTGGTTAACGTGAGAAGACTTCCAGTATTCGTTGGGGACAAGGTTGTGCTAAGGAGGCGTGCTGTAGGTGTAGATGAAATAGTCTCTCCTAACGATTATAGAAGGGTTGTGAGCTGGGAGCCAAGGTCAGACGTTCATTTACTAGAGCTAGATTCAGCTAAGATCCTGAGATCTAGAATAGAGGAGATGGGAAGGAGCTTAGATGAGGCTAAAGCAGAAATAGAGAAGAGGTCCATGTACTTGAAGCTCTTAGCTTCAGCTAAGCCAGTAGTACAGAGTCCCGAGAGCTATAGGGAAGTTAAGAAATACATAATCAAATACAGCATAAGGCCTGAGGAGTCAATAAGGGAAGTACAAGCTATGAGTAGCTTAAAGGTAGCGCCGCCACAACTAAGGAGATAA
- the ppa gene encoding inorganic diphosphatase: MKLSAGKDFPKLVNVLIEIPMGSNVKYEYDEEEEVVKVDRVLYTSMVYPFNYGFVPGTKADDGDPIDVLVISNQPFYPGTVIEARPIGMIRMTDEEGVDTKIIAVPKDKIDPTFSNIREITDIPDALKNKMVHFFEHYKELEPGKWVKISGWGTASEAIDNIKKALVTK; this comes from the coding sequence ATGAAGTTGTCAGCAGGAAAAGACTTTCCAAAATTAGTAAATGTTTTAATAGAAATCCCCATGGGATCTAATGTAAAGTATGAATATGATGAAGAGGAAGAAGTAGTAAAGGTTGACAGGGTTTTATATACCTCCATGGTTTATCCGTTCAACTACGGTTTCGTTCCTGGTACCAAGGCCGACGATGGAGATCCTATAGATGTTCTTGTTATAAGCAATCAACCTTTCTATCCTGGCACAGTTATTGAGGCCAGACCAATAGGAATGATACGAATGACTGACGAGGAAGGAGTTGATACTAAGATAATAGCAGTTCCAAAGGACAAGATAGATCCAACTTTCTCAAACATAAGGGAAATAACCGACATTCCAGATGCGCTGAAAAATAAGATGGTTCATTTCTTTGAGCATTACAAGGAATTAGAGCCGGGTAAATGGGTCAAAATTTCAGGATGGGGCACGGCTTCAGAGGCAATAGACAACATAAAGAAGGCTTTAGTAACTAAATAG
- a CDS encoding glycosyltransferase family 2 protein, whose product MSDYQDIVKRGNRKKISIVTAIKGEELPTVEEFLSNLSTQSFHDFELIIVSDDEEDTLQKIKNLARKYDFAKVIKGNGKGRKAGALNLGVQASQNDTLLFLDVEARLESDFMDKVSLLDCDAIAFKLKVREKFKNQLERSYSAMTEFSMRSLFRGRSKLGLPIFPNGSSLLLKKEVLKKIGEFKEGSMAEDLEIGIRLFLSGIKVTYIQDPLIYTLSPPNVQSLVSQLSRWAYGSGELFSESFYMLGKGLRGIEGFLYVNQWGLYILPFFVLGVDLLIAPLVSPLPFIVSLLIYVSLSIPTIYVNRNANLSYGLPFYWALLKGYIKGLLHSKYEWKVTPKSEVRNAN is encoded by the coding sequence GTGAGTGATTATCAAGATATAGTAAAGCGGGGAAATCGTAAGAAGATAAGCATAGTTACTGCAATAAAGGGTGAGGAACTTCCGACAGTTGAAGAGTTCCTAAGCAACCTATCAACGCAATCTTTTCATGATTTCGAGTTAATCATAGTTTCAGACGATGAGGAAGATACATTGCAAAAAATCAAGAATTTAGCTAGGAAATATGATTTCGCTAAGGTAATCAAGGGTAATGGAAAGGGAAGAAAGGCTGGTGCTCTCAACTTAGGAGTTCAAGCTAGTCAGAACGATACCCTGCTTTTCCTAGACGTTGAGGCTAGATTGGAAAGTGACTTTATGGATAAGGTCTCCTTGTTAGACTGTGACGCCATAGCGTTTAAGCTCAAGGTTAGGGAGAAGTTCAAGAATCAACTAGAGAGATCCTACTCTGCAATGACAGAGTTTTCCATGCGATCCCTTTTCAGAGGTAGGTCTAAGCTAGGTTTACCAATATTTCCAAATGGATCGTCCTTGTTGCTGAAAAAAGAAGTTTTAAAGAAGATAGGTGAATTCAAGGAAGGCTCTATGGCGGAAGATCTCGAAATTGGAATAAGGCTCTTCTTAAGTGGAATAAAGGTTACGTACATTCAGGATCCATTAATTTATACCTTGTCTCCTCCCAACGTTCAATCTCTGGTTTCTCAGCTTTCCCGTTGGGCTTATGGATCAGGCGAGCTATTTTCCGAATCGTTCTATATGTTAGGTAAAGGACTTAGAGGAATAGAAGGATTCCTTTATGTCAATCAATGGGGACTTTACATACTTCCTTTCTTTGTCCTAGGCGTTGATCTTCTAATTGCTCCATTAGTTAGTCCTTTACCCTTCATCGTTTCATTGTTAATTTACGTATCTCTTTCAATTCCCACAATTTACGTAAATCGTAACGCTAACTTAAGTTATGGTTTACCTTTCTATTGGGCATTGTTAAAGGGATATATTAAGGGACTTCTACACTCAAAATATGAATGGAAAGTTACTCCTAAAAGCGAGGTCAGAAACGCCAATTAG
- a CDS encoding HD family hydrolase has product MILQAITSCKNLVRTGWMQSGVPPSSGDTVASHSFEAAILAYYLATELSKRGVKVNPDHASAIALFHDLGESLLGDLPKWASQRINKREAELEAFKEIGVGEDLFAELKNGETMEAKIAKLSDRLSTCIEAKRLIKRGYSVERIVESYMPEIERILNDPNLSLLRETVNEMLS; this is encoded by the coding sequence ATGATTCTACAAGCAATAACTTCGTGCAAGAACTTAGTTAGAACGGGCTGGATGCAGAGCGGAGTTCCTCCATCCTCAGGAGATACTGTAGCCTCGCATTCATTTGAGGCTGCGATATTAGCATATTATTTAGCAACAGAACTGAGCAAAAGAGGAGTGAAGGTAAATCCAGATCACGCGTCAGCTATAGCTCTTTTTCATGATTTGGGAGAGTCGTTGTTAGGAGACCTCCCAAAGTGGGCATCCCAAAGGATAAACAAAAGGGAAGCTGAGCTTGAAGCATTCAAGGAAATAGGGGTAGGTGAAGATTTGTTCGCTGAACTAAAAAATGGCGAGACAATGGAGGCGAAAATAGCAAAGCTCTCCGATAGACTCTCCACGTGCATTGAAGCTAAGAGGCTTATTAAACGTGGATATAGCGTAGAAAGAATTGTGGAAAGCTATATGCCGGAGATAGAGAGAATTCTAAACGATCCTAATCTATCTCTCTTGAGGGAAACTGTTAACGAGATGCTCTCCTAA
- the thiD gene encoding bifunctional hydroxymethylpyrimidine kinase/phosphomethylpyrimidine kinase has product MSRHLYSLLSIAGFDSGNGAGVETDIKVFDLLGFHGVGAITAITSQNTTGVKKIYPLTGEQLREQIRTIFEDFEVIGVKTGMVYNSEQVKVIKDELRDKNLPIVVDPVIFAKDGTSLIDEPKSFIELIKGAFAITPNADEATILIKGRKEEVKNQRELCTDLLNKYDNNYVVLKGGHIPGDKSKDVLCWKEGITEFYLPRRLSKDTHGTGSVFASALLAYYLKVGNMIEAVSKAKLLVYEGISHGINAGRGIGPIDPSVQLRKEAMKFKVMEDMRRFSHFINQYNNNFYHLIPEVQSNLAHSIEPELVDDLNDIATFEGRIIKEWNGNVRVGFPSVFGYPTHTARLLLGLIKRGVKCDSLINVRFDERYVKALMDNGYRVIEIDREKEPTWGEGKTMEWIAELSYRENATVAFDRGMKGKEAMIRIWSYGIYDIIKALKVLLD; this is encoded by the coding sequence ATGTCTAGACATTTGTATAGCTTGTTGTCAATTGCAGGATTTGACTCAGGTAACGGTGCTGGCGTGGAAACCGATATCAAGGTATTCGACTTATTAGGCTTCCATGGTGTTGGCGCAATAACTGCAATAACTTCACAGAATACCACCGGCGTTAAGAAAATATATCCTTTAACAGGGGAACAACTAAGGGAACAGATAAGGACTATCTTTGAGGATTTTGAGGTCATTGGAGTTAAGACTGGAATGGTGTACAACTCTGAACAAGTTAAGGTAATAAAGGATGAACTAAGAGATAAGAACTTACCAATAGTGGTAGATCCAGTAATTTTCGCGAAGGATGGGACTTCTCTCATTGATGAACCTAAGAGCTTTATTGAACTTATCAAGGGAGCATTTGCCATTACCCCCAATGCGGATGAGGCTACAATCCTCATAAAAGGAAGAAAAGAAGAAGTGAAGAATCAAAGGGAACTTTGCACTGACCTTCTCAATAAGTATGATAATAATTACGTTGTGCTTAAGGGAGGTCATATACCAGGGGATAAGTCAAAGGATGTGTTGTGCTGGAAGGAAGGAATTACCGAGTTCTATTTACCTAGAAGATTATCCAAGGATACACACGGAACCGGTAGCGTATTCGCTTCAGCCCTTCTTGCATATTACTTGAAAGTTGGAAACATGATCGAAGCTGTATCAAAAGCTAAACTTCTAGTATACGAGGGAATATCTCACGGAATAAACGCTGGTAGAGGAATAGGACCTATCGATCCTTCAGTGCAACTCAGGAAAGAAGCCATGAAGTTTAAGGTCATGGAAGATATGAGAAGGTTCTCACATTTTATTAACCAATATAACAATAACTTCTATCATCTAATTCCAGAGGTTCAATCAAACTTAGCACACTCCATAGAACCAGAACTTGTAGACGATCTAAATGATATAGCTACATTTGAAGGAAGAATCATAAAGGAATGGAATGGCAACGTAAGAGTAGGCTTTCCATCGGTCTTCGGATACCCTACCCATACGGCTAGGCTTCTATTGGGCTTAATAAAGAGGGGAGTGAAATGTGATTCTTTGATAAATGTAAGGTTTGATGAGAGATACGTCAAGGCTTTGATGGACAATGGTTATAGAGTAATAGAAATAGACCGGGAAAAAGAACCTACATGGGGAGAAGGTAAAACCATGGAATGGATTGCGGAATTATCCTATAGAGAAAACGCAACTGTGGCATTTGACAGAGGGATGAAGGGAAAGGAAGCTATGATCAGAATATGGTCCTACGGTATATATGATATTATAAAAGCTTTGAAAGTATTGCTAGACTAG
- a CDS encoding MoaD family protein, translated as MKIKVLYFALLKDITGIQEESIETNCSNVQCLKEQLEKKWGQAFSSLIEGKKGIKVIFLINGEIKDEIKDGDEVALMPPPAGGDLIRGRIDILEEIRKFRESAPPEAGSLVVYVGFVKGKIEDHQVLELDYESYDDYTKKRFQEIERDIKAKYKDIVDIKIVHAIDNMKPGENVMLIMALGRGRQDSIEAVKETVELVKHTTGIWKLEKRDDGDFWVVAGNTRVKKGDV; from the coding sequence ATGAAAATCAAAGTACTTTACTTTGCCCTGCTCAAAGATATAACAGGAATTCAGGAGGAATCCATAGAAACTAATTGTTCCAACGTTCAATGCCTAAAGGAACAGTTAGAGAAAAAATGGGGGCAGGCTTTCTCTAGCCTTATAGAAGGAAAAAAGGGAATAAAGGTAATTTTCCTTATTAATGGAGAAATAAAAGATGAAATTAAAGATGGCGACGAAGTGGCGTTAATGCCACCTCCAGCTGGAGGGGATTTAATCAGAGGAAGAATAGATATACTAGAAGAAATAAGGAAGTTTAGAGAGTCTGCTCCCCCGGAGGCAGGTTCCCTTGTAGTTTACGTAGGTTTCGTCAAGGGAAAGATAGAAGACCACCAAGTGCTTGAGTTAGATTACGAAAGTTATGACGATTATACCAAGAAGCGTTTTCAAGAAATAGAAAGAGACATAAAGGCTAAGTATAAGGACATAGTTGATATAAAAATTGTACATGCAATAGATAATATGAAGCCTGGAGAGAACGTAATGCTAATAATGGCGCTAGGAAGAGGAAGGCAGGATTCCATAGAGGCTGTGAAGGAAACCGTAGAGCTAGTTAAACATACAACGGGAATTTGGAAGCTCGAGAAGAGGGACGACGGTGACTTCTGGGTGGTAGCGGGGAATACTAGGGTGAAGAAAGGCGATGTCTAG
- a CDS encoding 4Fe-4S dicluster domain-containing protein, which translates to MILDASVFSRAAKYIDPNDFKKFYPKEEMEITLGRLTSMNGTLLKLNNVKVRSSPERTSDGKAAKIIEQVNNVYAKFQVPAGATFSDVIAETEKEGFYPALFPMYLEGTVGGFVATNGSGFGSYRFGFVNFKKSVHVLENDNVKMLAVKYNELLESKTEIPYAWSGIIYEDGTTLYYSPVYYSSLISEQDRGNINTGDLIKKIHQQTKKVIKRDYIPVILRTSVDNLPRIKSSFNMDYTCGYIINHNSPSKQGVLIGSIEESRISDLMNFLKSNAEVYPWPSLSEYEEIHKFIIDKLRNLKKPEVKIPKRFTRARNEYIDSMKCINCGICLNSCLSFKITKNPLYSPPGRFGRILTERDADFCFGCKECEESCPVGIQISSIMEVLPKFNETYEKLSVDTPKASLDIKQMVMELDSKYRNKPVFLLVSGCATKYDPLGLKGFLGFLHSSNGNLPPGMSPRVNLIDGECCGFPEYISGNEEEARKYVMRIRELKEQVGAQGVYFLCPEGLYVYNKLSEDDGILAYDVLKANVNQEEVHAGCWAKKLGITGSHGECAGVWAMSYKGGTFPITAKNYSTICPFSTWKFGTASVYSKFVIKDIGTQQTSSSFNDTDLVEIIIDSVKRSLLNAADEIAGKVYFWKSGGSQYFILISSSIAKKYFYKTLFENITKNQQLKEATKEIIANKTLFNEKIKSISEIISHQSFDDAITKLQQRILQSPNLEYSMKDVVNSNDFINALNRISKLIITPSIISDALAEAAYL; encoded by the coding sequence GTGATCTTAGACGCCTCAGTATTCAGTAGAGCTGCTAAATACATTGATCCTAATGACTTCAAGAAGTTCTATCCAAAGGAGGAAATGGAAATAACGTTAGGTAGGCTTACTTCCATGAATGGTACTTTACTGAAATTAAATAACGTCAAAGTGAGAAGCTCCCCTGAAAGGACATCTGACGGAAAGGCGGCTAAGATCATAGAGCAAGTTAACAATGTATACGCCAAATTTCAAGTTCCAGCCGGAGCTACATTCTCTGACGTTATAGCAGAAACCGAAAAAGAGGGATTCTATCCGGCATTATTTCCCATGTATCTAGAGGGAACCGTAGGTGGCTTTGTAGCTACCAATGGGTCTGGATTTGGAAGTTACAGATTCGGTTTCGTGAACTTCAAGAAGTCCGTGCACGTTCTCGAGAACGATAACGTGAAGATGCTTGCTGTTAAGTACAACGAGCTTCTAGAGAGCAAGACTGAGATCCCTTATGCATGGAGTGGAATAATTTACGAAGACGGAACGACCCTCTATTATTCCCCTGTCTACTACTCGTCTCTAATTTCTGAGCAAGATAGAGGTAATATCAATACTGGAGACCTTATCAAGAAAATTCATCAACAGACTAAGAAAGTTATCAAAAGGGATTATATACCAGTCATTTTAAGGACTTCTGTAGATAACTTGCCCAGAATTAAGTCTTCTTTTAATATGGATTATACATGTGGATATATTATTAATCATAATTCACCTTCGAAACAAGGTGTTTTAATTGGATCTATAGAGGAATCGAGGATATCTGATTTAATGAATTTCCTCAAGTCTAACGCTGAAGTGTATCCGTGGCCATCTTTATCTGAATACGAAGAGATACATAAATTCATAATTGACAAATTAAGAAATCTAAAGAAACCTGAAGTTAAAATTCCGAAGAGGTTCACCAGAGCTAGAAATGAATATATTGACTCAATGAAATGCATTAACTGTGGAATCTGCCTCAACTCATGTTTATCTTTTAAAATAACTAAAAATCCACTTTACTCTCCTCCTGGAAGATTTGGTAGAATATTGACAGAACGTGATGCTGACTTCTGCTTTGGATGTAAGGAATGTGAGGAATCTTGTCCAGTAGGTATTCAAATTTCATCAATAATGGAAGTTCTACCTAAATTCAACGAAACTTATGAGAAGTTATCTGTAGATACTCCCAAGGCTAGCCTAGACATAAAGCAAATGGTGATGGAGTTAGATTCGAAATATAGAAACAAGCCTGTCTTTCTTCTAGTATCAGGTTGTGCAACTAAGTATGATCCCCTTGGATTAAAGGGATTTCTAGGTTTCTTACACTCCTCTAATGGAAATCTTCCTCCAGGAATGTCACCAAGGGTTAACTTGATAGATGGAGAGTGCTGCGGATTTCCTGAGTACATTTCTGGAAACGAGGAGGAAGCTAGAAAGTATGTCATGAGAATAAGGGAGCTCAAAGAACAAGTTGGAGCTCAAGGCGTCTATTTCCTTTGTCCTGAGGGATTATATGTTTACAATAAACTTAGCGAGGATGATGGCATTTTAGCTTATGATGTTCTCAAGGCAAACGTAAACCAGGAAGAAGTTCACGCTGGCTGCTGGGCTAAGAAACTGGGGATAACTGGAAGTCATGGAGAATGTGCAGGAGTCTGGGCTATGTCATATAAAGGAGGAACCTTTCCCATTACAGCAAAGAACTATTCAACGATTTGTCCTTTCTCTACTTGGAAATTTGGGACAGCATCAGTCTATAGCAAATTTGTTATCAAGGATATAGGTACACAACAAACTTCAAGCTCATTCAATGATACGGATTTGGTAGAGATTATTATAGATTCCGTAAAGAGATCGCTCTTAAACGCTGCTGACGAGATAGCTGGAAAGGTATATTTCTGGAAGTCTGGTGGATCTCAGTACTTCATATTAATTTCGTCTTCAATAGCAAAGAAGTATTTCTATAAGACATTATTCGAAAACATAACCAAGAATCAACAGTTAAAGGAAGCCACTAAGGAAATCATAGCAAACAAAACCTTATTTAACGAGAAGATAAAATCTATCTCTGAAATAATTTCACATCAGAGTTTTGATGATGCAATAACTAAACTTCAACAGAGAATCTTGCAGTCTCCTAATTTGGAATACTCCATGAAAGATGTAGTGAATTCCAATGATTTTATAAATGCCTTGAACAGAATATCCAAGTTAATCATCACGCCTTCTATAATATCAGATGCATTAGCTGAGGCCGCATACCTCTAA
- a CDS encoding GHMP kinase: MVLIRVPLSVSLLWYPVKSSTVEQSGSIGISMTLEPSLIAEAKRGEGTLLNGIPLMEMPNIKFLQEKLGKVKIEAYSRVPLGYGYGLSGALSVAYAIAASELLGIDEERALVAAHESEIISGNGFGDVISQISGGIVCRKKPGAPGYGEVVRLHDYSSVIYSKILEKLPTSTIISGLDWVKDVVVNSCNLPLQDLFSIARKFTEDLGFISPYPLSYRKKGIIVKIGDPKEGVWTLHTISKFGASVI, encoded by the coding sequence ATGGTTTTAATAAGGGTCCCTTTATCGGTTTCATTGTTATGGTATCCTGTAAAATCTTCCACTGTTGAGCAAAGTGGATCCATAGGTATATCCATGACGTTAGAGCCTTCCTTAATAGCGGAGGCCAAGAGAGGTGAAGGTACTCTTCTTAACGGCATTCCACTCATGGAAATGCCAAACATAAAGTTCCTACAAGAAAAATTAGGTAAGGTTAAAATTGAGGCATACTCCAGGGTTCCCTTAGGTTACGGGTATGGCTTAAGTGGAGCACTAAGCGTGGCTTATGCTATTGCGGCATCCGAGCTGTTAGGCATAGATGAGGAAAGAGCTCTGGTTGCTGCACACGAAAGCGAGATAATTTCTGGAAACGGATTTGGCGATGTCATTTCTCAAATTTCTGGAGGCATAGTATGCAGAAAGAAGCCTGGAGCTCCAGGTTACGGCGAGGTAGTTAGACTGCATGATTACTCGAGCGTTATCTATTCAAAGATATTGGAGAAACTTCCTACATCTACTATTATTTCTGGGCTAGATTGGGTTAAGGATGTAGTGGTAAATAGCTGTAACTTACCTCTTCAGGATTTATTCTCAATAGCTAGGAAGTTCACCGAAGATTTGGGATTCATTTCTCCTTATCCTTTGTCGTATAGGAAGAAGGGCATAATAGTTAAAATTGGAGATCCGAAGGAAGGAGTGTGGACTCTTCACACGATATCAAAGTTTGGAGCATCCGTAATTTAA
- a CDS encoding 4-phosphopantoate--beta-alanine ligase yields the protein MDSSHDIKVWSIRNLIPSTHPRKDTLLVREKLVEQMETGAVVPQGLIAHGRGECFDYLLGERTNAFAERSIEAAAALLLLSSYPVISVNGNMAALAPKELVELSKEVHAPLEVNLFYRNEEREKKIGEILRDAGASEVLGVGIDASETIQELFSERRKVSSRGIYRADTVFLAMEDGDRTEALIKLGKKVIAVDLNPLSRTSMTASITIVDNFIRVVPKLTTRVKEMKNMSKDELQRIFQSFNNKDNLKESLKFISERMSQLALSL from the coding sequence GTGGACTCTTCACACGATATCAAAGTTTGGAGCATCCGTAATTTAATTCCAAGTACCCATCCCAGAAAAGACACCCTGCTTGTCAGGGAAAAGCTGGTAGAACAGATGGAGACAGGTGCAGTTGTTCCACAAGGTCTAATAGCTCACGGTAGAGGAGAATGTTTCGATTACCTTTTAGGAGAGAGGACTAACGCGTTCGCGGAAAGGAGTATAGAAGCTGCTGCAGCACTTCTCCTTTTATCGTCTTACCCTGTAATTTCAGTAAACGGCAATATGGCTGCATTAGCTCCTAAGGAGCTCGTTGAACTATCTAAGGAAGTACATGCTCCTCTGGAGGTAAACTTGTTTTACAGGAACGAAGAGAGAGAAAAGAAAATAGGCGAAATTTTAAGGGATGCTGGAGCATCAGAGGTTCTAGGAGTAGGTATCGATGCGTCAGAAACGATTCAAGAATTATTCAGTGAAAGGAGAAAGGTAAGCTCTAGAGGGATATATAGGGCAGATACAGTGTTCTTAGCTATGGAGGATGGCGATAGAACTGAAGCCCTAATTAAGTTAGGCAAAAAGGTGATAGCCGTAGATTTAAATCCTTTATCTAGAACCTCTATGACAGCTTCAATAACTATAGTTGACAATTTCATCAGGGTAGTTCCAAAACTTACGACAAGGGTTAAAGAAATGAAAAACATGAGTAAGGATGAACTTCAAAGAATCTTTCAATCATTTAACAACAAGGATAATTTAAAGGAATCCTTAAAATTCATTTCAGAGAGAATGTCTCAATTAGCTCTGTCCTTGTAG
- the panB gene encoding 3-methyl-2-oxobutanoate hydroxymethyltransferase, with product MRKKVTIRDFLKKKGKEKITMLTAYDYPTSRIISETELDSILVGDSLGMVVLGYNNTQKVEMEDIIRHTSAVARANPPQLMVADMPFLSYEISVEEGIRNAGLLVKAGADAVKLEGGVEVVDVVKGITKAGIPVMGHIGMTPQKYLKLGGFRVMGKSEEEAELLVEDAKVLEKAGAFAVVIENTYADIAEKITKALNIPTICIGAGPSCDGQVLVIHDLLGFSETKPYFAKNYINLNEIIKNAVSQYSNDVKSGTFPSKENYKDRAN from the coding sequence ATGAGAAAGAAAGTTACAATCAGGGACTTCTTAAAAAAGAAAGGGAAAGAGAAGATTACAATGCTAACAGCGTACGATTATCCGACCTCAAGGATAATATCTGAAACAGAGCTGGACTCAATTCTCGTTGGAGATTCGCTGGGCATGGTGGTACTAGGATATAACAATACTCAAAAGGTGGAAATGGAAGACATTATAAGGCATACATCCGCAGTAGCTCGAGCTAACCCGCCACAGTTAATGGTAGCTGATATGCCTTTTCTTTCTTACGAAATTAGCGTAGAGGAGGGCATAAGGAACGCCGGTCTTCTGGTTAAGGCTGGTGCAGATGCAGTGAAACTTGAAGGTGGAGTAGAAGTTGTAGACGTGGTTAAAGGAATAACTAAAGCTGGAATTCCTGTAATGGGACACATAGGAATGACCCCACAGAAGTATCTCAAGCTTGGCGGTTTCAGAGTCATGGGGAAATCTGAAGAAGAGGCAGAACTCCTTGTTGAGGACGCTAAGGTTCTGGAAAAGGCTGGAGCTTTCGCCGTGGTCATTGAGAATACTTATGCTGATATTGCAGAGAAAATAACCAAGGCCCTGAACATTCCTACTATATGCATAGGAGCTGGACCAAGCTGTGATGGACAAGTTCTAGTAATTCATGACCTTTTAGGCTTCAGTGAGACTAAACCTTATTTCGCGAAGAACTACATAAACCTAAACGAGATAATTAAAAATGCCGTATCTCAATACAGCAACGATGTAAAATCTGGTACCTTTCCTTCAAAGGAAAACTACAAGGACAGAGCTAATTGA